One part of the Vanessa atalanta chromosome 4, ilVanAtal1.2, whole genome shotgun sequence genome encodes these proteins:
- the LOC125077705 gene encoding CRAL-TRIO domain-containing protein C3H8.02: MTEDLAPIKEEDFRQLKERMKLIADADPAQYHNEYSLKRYLRAFKTVDNAFQAILKTNKWRVEYGVANLHENKEIIEKYSNKARVLRHRDIIGRPIVYIPAKNHSSNDRNIDDLTKFIVYCLEDASKKCFEEVVDNLCIVFDLSNFTLSCMDYQVLKNLIWLLSRHYPERLGVCLIINAPTFFSGCWAVIKGWLDENTAGKVTFVNSEMDLCQYLIPDILPTDM; the protein is encoded by the exons aTGACAGAAGATTTAGCACCTATCAAAGAAGAGGATTTCAGGCAATTAAAGGAAAGGATGAAATTAATTGCAGATGCAGATCCAGCGCAATACCACAATGAGTATTCGCTTAAAAGATATTTAAGGGCTTTCAAAACAGTTGATAATGCTTTTCAG gcaatattaaaaaccaataaatGGAGAGTTGAATATGGTGTCGCTAATCTGCATGAGAACAAAGAAATTATTGAGAAATACTCAAATAAGGCTAGAGTGCTCCGTCATAGAGATATTATTGGCAGACCAATTGTTTACATTCCAGCCAAAAATCATAGTTCAAATGATAGAAATATTGATGACCTTACAAAATTTATTGTGTACTGCTTG GAGGATGCTagcaaaaaatgttttgaagagGTTGTAGACAACTTATGCATAGTATTTGACTTAAGCAATTTTACATTGTCATGTATGGATTACCAAGTCCTTAAAAATTTGATTTGGCTCCTGAGCAGACACTATCCAGAGCGACTTGGCGTTTGTCTTATAATAAATGCACCAACATTTTTTTCTGGATGCTGGGCAGTTATAAAGGGATG GCTAGATGAAAACACAGCAGGAAAAGTGACATTTGTCAATTCAGAAATGGATCTTTGTCAATATCTGATACCGGATATTCTACCCACCgatatgtaa
- the LOC125077770 gene encoding tyrosine-protein kinase Btk29A isoform X2 → MLQTKSEDEPMVTKKKSKIPCLSLSSFLPALEAVTAAVTMPGGGGVPPGTPSAKPKEKQRTKVVVALYPFKAIESGDLSLEKGAEYEVIDDSQEHWWKVKDENGSVGYIPSNYVKEKETIGLQKYEWYVGEMSRQRAESVLKQEDKEGCFVVRNSSTKGMYTLSLYTKVNHPQTKHYHIKQNIRGEFYLSDKHCCSSIPELINYHKHNSGGLCCRLKATPCDRPAPPTAGLSHDKWEIDPGELVLLEELGAGQFGVVRRGRWRGRTDTAVKMMKEGTMSEDDFIDEAKVMTKLQHQNLVQLYGVCSKHRPIYIVTEYMRHGSLFNYLRRTAPDQLGPAVLLDMCIQVCKGMAYLERHNYIHRDLAARNCLVGDENVVKVADFGLARYVLDDQYTSSGGTKFPIKWAPPEVLNYTRFSSKSDVWAFGVLMWEVFTCGKVPYGRMKNSEVVEMVQRGQVLEKPKGCLNEIYNVMKACWRHAPEERPSFRLLKEELAGVAQSVLAD, encoded by the exons ATGTTGCAGACTAAGTCTGAAGACGAACCGATGGTAACCAAGAAGAAATCTAAAATACCATGTTTGTCGCTGTCGTCCTTCCTCCCGGCCTTAGAGG cgGTCACGGCGGCCGTCACCATGCCCGGAGGAGGCGGAGTTCCTCCAGGGACTCCTTCGGCGAAACCAAAG GAAAAACAAAGAACTAAAGTCGTGGTGGCTTTATATCCCTTCAAAGCCATCGAAAGCGGCGACCTTTCACTAGAGAAG GGGGCAGAGTATGAAGTAATAGATGATTCACAGGAACATTGGTGGAAAGTTAAAGATGAAAATGG atCTGTTGGATACATTCCAAGTAATTACGTTAAGGAAAAGGAAACGATAGGGTTACAAAAATATGA ATGGTACGTGGGTGAGATGTCTCGACAGCGGGCTGAATCAGTACTCAAACAAGAGGACAAAGAGGGCTGCTTCGTCGTACGTAACTCCTCGACAAAGGGAATGTACACACTCTCGTTATATACCAAAGT aaatcaTCCACAGACAAAACACTaccacataaaacaaaatattcgcGGCGAGTTCTATTTATCGGATAAACATTGCTGCTCAAGTATTCCCGAACTAATAAACTACCACAAGCACAACAGCGGCGGACTTTGCTGCAGACTAAAGGCGACTCCTTGCGATAGGCCAGCTCCTCCTACGGCCGGACTCTCCCACG ACAAGTGGGAGATCGACCCGGGCGAGCTGGTGCTGCTGGAGGAGCTGGGCGCGGGGCAGTTCGGCGTGGTGCGGCGCGGGCGCTGGCGCGGCCGCACCGACACCGCCGTCAAGATGATGAAGGAGGGCACCATGTCCGAGGACGACTTCATCGACGAGGCCAAGGTCATGAC GAAACTCCAACATCAGAACCTTGTCCAGTTGTACGGGGTGTGCTCCAAGCATCGTCCTATATACATCGTGACGGAGTACATGCGGCACGGCTCTCTCTTCAACTACCTGCGACGCACCGCACCCGACCAGCTGGGACCGGCCGTCTTACTTGACATGTGTATACAG GTTTGCAAAGGCATGGCATATTTAGAACGACATAATTACATTCATCGAGACTTAGCTGCAAGAAATTGCTTAGTAGGAGATGAAAATGTAGTCAAG GTTGCAGACTTTGGCTTAGCGCGATATGTCCTAGACGATCAGTACACAAGTTCTGGCGGCACAAAATTTCCTATAAAATGGGCTCCACCTGAAGTTCTCAACTACACGCGATTTTCATCTAAATCCGACGTTTGGGCGTTTG GAGTCTTAATGTGGGAAGTATTTACCTGTGGGAAAGTACCTTATGGTCGAATGAAAAATTCGGAAGTAGTCGAAATGGTCCAGAGAGGACAGGTGCTTGAAAAACCTAAGGGAtgcttaaatgaaatttataat GTAATGAAAGCATGCTGGAGACACGCGCCCGAGGAGAGGCCTTCGTTCCGGCTGCTGAAGGAGGAGCTGGCCGGCGTGGCGCAGAGCGTGCTGGCCGATTGA
- the LOC125077770 gene encoding tyrosine-protein kinase Btk29A isoform X3: MPGGGGVPPGTPSAKPKEKQRTKVVVALYPFKAIESGDLSLEKGAEYEVIDDSQEHWWKVKDENGSVGYIPSNYVKEKETIGLQKYEWYVGEMSRQRAESVLKQEDKEGCFVVRNSSTKGMYTLSLYTKVNHPQTKHYHIKQNIRGEFYLSDKHCCSSIPELINYHKHNSGGLCCRLKATPCDRPAPPTAGLSHDKWEIDPGELVLLEELGAGQFGVVRRGRWRGRTDTAVKMMKEGTMSEDDFIDEAKVMTKLQHQNLVQLYGVCSKHRPIYIVTEYMRHGSLFNYLRRTAPDQLGPAVLLDMCIQVCKGMAYLERHNYIHRDLAARNCLVGDENVVKVADFGLARYVLDDQYTSSGGTKFPIKWAPPEVLNYTRFSSKSDVWAFGVLMWEVFTCGKVPYGRMKNSEVVEMVQRGQVLEKPKGCLNEIYNVMKACWRHAPEERPSFRLLKEELAGVAQSVLAD; encoded by the exons ATGCCCGGAGGAGGCGGAGTTCCTCCAGGGACTCCTTCGGCGAAACCAAAG GAAAAACAAAGAACTAAAGTCGTGGTGGCTTTATATCCCTTCAAAGCCATCGAAAGCGGCGACCTTTCACTAGAGAAG GGGGCAGAGTATGAAGTAATAGATGATTCACAGGAACATTGGTGGAAAGTTAAAGATGAAAATGG atCTGTTGGATACATTCCAAGTAATTACGTTAAGGAAAAGGAAACGATAGGGTTACAAAAATATGA ATGGTACGTGGGTGAGATGTCTCGACAGCGGGCTGAATCAGTACTCAAACAAGAGGACAAAGAGGGCTGCTTCGTCGTACGTAACTCCTCGACAAAGGGAATGTACACACTCTCGTTATATACCAAAGT aaatcaTCCACAGACAAAACACTaccacataaaacaaaatattcgcGGCGAGTTCTATTTATCGGATAAACATTGCTGCTCAAGTATTCCCGAACTAATAAACTACCACAAGCACAACAGCGGCGGACTTTGCTGCAGACTAAAGGCGACTCCTTGCGATAGGCCAGCTCCTCCTACGGCCGGACTCTCCCACG ACAAGTGGGAGATCGACCCGGGCGAGCTGGTGCTGCTGGAGGAGCTGGGCGCGGGGCAGTTCGGCGTGGTGCGGCGCGGGCGCTGGCGCGGCCGCACCGACACCGCCGTCAAGATGATGAAGGAGGGCACCATGTCCGAGGACGACTTCATCGACGAGGCCAAGGTCATGAC GAAACTCCAACATCAGAACCTTGTCCAGTTGTACGGGGTGTGCTCCAAGCATCGTCCTATATACATCGTGACGGAGTACATGCGGCACGGCTCTCTCTTCAACTACCTGCGACGCACCGCACCCGACCAGCTGGGACCGGCCGTCTTACTTGACATGTGTATACAG GTTTGCAAAGGCATGGCATATTTAGAACGACATAATTACATTCATCGAGACTTAGCTGCAAGAAATTGCTTAGTAGGAGATGAAAATGTAGTCAAG GTTGCAGACTTTGGCTTAGCGCGATATGTCCTAGACGATCAGTACACAAGTTCTGGCGGCACAAAATTTCCTATAAAATGGGCTCCACCTGAAGTTCTCAACTACACGCGATTTTCATCTAAATCCGACGTTTGGGCGTTTG GAGTCTTAATGTGGGAAGTATTTACCTGTGGGAAAGTACCTTATGGTCGAATGAAAAATTCGGAAGTAGTCGAAATGGTCCAGAGAGGACAGGTGCTTGAAAAACCTAAGGGAtgcttaaatgaaatttataat GTAATGAAAGCATGCTGGAGACACGCGCCCGAGGAGAGGCCTTCGTTCCGGCTGCTGAAGGAGGAGCTGGCCGGCGTGGCGCAGAGCGTGCTGGCCGATTGA
- the LOC125077621 gene encoding uncharacterized protein LOC125077621 isoform X1 codes for MFRLILAITSVTLAVSAIPATLPDPALLAFKLGEEEFENYLDKWLEIEERNWVNITSTATTRSGCTFQVNGDLGQPQPIYIHRSRNTFLAPTGNSGRIHLNTNEEVIVSCPGTNRLIVHPNILSNVQTATVRCVSNNLVSGAGWLNGNRAFGQLTCSNHPFYEAQQTNERCFNNNIVIRSGFIVNNVFYTVYWSCYDQNRMEVLYVWYNQNPTNAVHQTGVDRPSWLAGSFFPGVDINNIYTQNNQRNIIGRLVGTDMVNRYITTTQFLARGHLTAKSDHVFASAQRSTFFFINAAPQWQPFNAGNWNNLEQNLRRRIGVAGYNTVIYTGTFGVTQLRDSNGRFINIFLEPNNRVPVPQYFYKVVYDASRRRGTAFISINNPYYSLAEARGLQFCTDRCRNNAAFNWINWQPDRVDIGYSFCCTISDFRNRVGHIPNFDASNGLLS; via the exons CAGATCCTGCACTTTTAGCTTTCAAATTAGGCGAAGAAGAGTTTGAAAACTATCTTGATAAATGGCTTGAGATTGAAGAACGCAACTGGGTTAATATAACGTCAACAGCTACAACACGCAGTG GATGCACTTTTCAAGTCAATGGAGATCTTGGACAGCCTCAGCCAATTTATATCCATAGATCAAGAAATACTTTCTTGGCACCTACGGGAAATAGTGGTCGAATCCATCTTAACACAAACGAAGAAGTCATCGTATCATGTCCAGGAACGAATCGACTCATAGTTCATCCCAACATACTATCAAATGTTCAAACCgct ACTGTAAGATGCGTGAGCAATAATCTCGTGTCAGGCGCGGGATGGTTAAATGGGAATCGGGCTTTCGGACAATTGACGTGCTCAAATCATCCTTTCTATGAAGCCCAGCAAACGAACGAAAGATGTTTCAATAACAACATTGTCATTAG ATCTGGATTTATTGTTAACAATGTCTTTTACACTGTATATTGGTCCTGCTATGATCAAAACCGAATGGAAGTCTTATACGTTTGGTATAACCAAAACCCCACCAACGCTGTTCATCAAACTGGTGTCGACAGACCAAGCTGGCTTG cggGCTCGTTCTTTCCTGGTgtggatataaataatatctacacACAAAATAACCAACGAAATATCATTGGAAGATTGGTAGGAACTGACATGGTTAATCGATACATCACTACGACTCAGTTCTTAGCCCGTGGTCACCTTACAGCTAAAAGTGACCATGTATTTGCGTCTGCACAGCGGTctactttcttttttattaacgCCGCACCACAATGGCAACCATTCAACGCTGGTAACTGGAACAACCTTGAGCAG AACCTTCGGAGAAGAATTGGCGTAGCTGGATACAATACTGTCATCTACACTGGTACTTTCGGTGTGACACAACTCCGGGATAGCAATGGacgttttataaacattttcttgGAACCCAATAATAGGGTACCAGTACCTCAATACTTCTATAAG GTCGTCTACGATGCATCTAGACGCCGTGGTACCGCCTTCATAAGTATCAATAACCCTTATTATTCACTTGCCGAGGCTCGAGGATTACAATTCTGTACGGACAGATGTCGCAATAATGCAGCGTTCAACTGGATCAACTGGCAGCCTGATCGGGTGGACATCGGCTATAGCTTCTGCTGCACGATCTCTGATTTCAGAAATCGTGTTGGCCACATTCCAAACTTCGACGCATCTAATGGTCTTCTTTCTTAA
- the LOC125077770 gene encoding tyrosine-protein kinase Btk29A isoform X1, with product MACTEDDEVIRQAFMVKRSQNKKIFTPVNYKERCFVLTRKALIYYDSDGQKRKERGRIPTDAIHTVEQAQLGELSKQILDGDNEKSPAYRYPFQVGYTEQNTDYTLYLAAREHSERLSWIHEIRTICISNTRRARYHPEVWSARRWACCDAERRSAPGCALTAIWPLPEPELELIIQDHKPNSENGLPVTAAVTMPGGGGVPPGTPSAKPKEKQRTKVVVALYPFKAIESGDLSLEKGAEYEVIDDSQEHWWKVKDENGSVGYIPSNYVKEKETIGLQKYEWYVGEMSRQRAESVLKQEDKEGCFVVRNSSTKGMYTLSLYTKVNHPQTKHYHIKQNIRGEFYLSDKHCCSSIPELINYHKHNSGGLCCRLKATPCDRPAPPTAGLSHDKWEIDPGELVLLEELGAGQFGVVRRGRWRGRTDTAVKMMKEGTMSEDDFIDEAKVMTKLQHQNLVQLYGVCSKHRPIYIVTEYMRHGSLFNYLRRTAPDQLGPAVLLDMCIQVCKGMAYLERHNYIHRDLAARNCLVGDENVVKVADFGLARYVLDDQYTSSGGTKFPIKWAPPEVLNYTRFSSKSDVWAFGVLMWEVFTCGKVPYGRMKNSEVVEMVQRGQVLEKPKGCLNEIYNVMKACWRHAPEERPSFRLLKEELAGVAQSVLAD from the exons AAACGTAAAGAGCGCGGACGTATACCGACGGACGCCATTCATACGGTTGAACAAGCACAGCTAGGAGAGCTGAGTAAGCAAATACTAGACGGCGACAACGAAAAGAGTCCTGCCTACAGGTACCCCTTCCAG GTTGGTTATACGGAACAGAACACTGACTACACATTATATCTTGCGGCTCGAGAGCACAGTGAAAGATTGAGCTGGATTCACGAAATTAGAACta TTTGTATATCGAACACTCGTCGAGCGCGCTACCACCCAGAGGTCTGGTCGGCGCGGCGCTGGGCTTGCTGTGACGCGGAGCGCCGTTCAGCACCGGGCTGTGCCCTTACTGCTATCTGGCCGCTACCGGAACCCGAGCTAGAACTAATTATCCAAGATCATAAACCTAACAGTGAAAACGGCTTAC cgGTCACGGCGGCCGTCACCATGCCCGGAGGAGGCGGAGTTCCTCCAGGGACTCCTTCGGCGAAACCAAAG GAAAAACAAAGAACTAAAGTCGTGGTGGCTTTATATCCCTTCAAAGCCATCGAAAGCGGCGACCTTTCACTAGAGAAG GGGGCAGAGTATGAAGTAATAGATGATTCACAGGAACATTGGTGGAAAGTTAAAGATGAAAATGG atCTGTTGGATACATTCCAAGTAATTACGTTAAGGAAAAGGAAACGATAGGGTTACAAAAATATGA ATGGTACGTGGGTGAGATGTCTCGACAGCGGGCTGAATCAGTACTCAAACAAGAGGACAAAGAGGGCTGCTTCGTCGTACGTAACTCCTCGACAAAGGGAATGTACACACTCTCGTTATATACCAAAGT aaatcaTCCACAGACAAAACACTaccacataaaacaaaatattcgcGGCGAGTTCTATTTATCGGATAAACATTGCTGCTCAAGTATTCCCGAACTAATAAACTACCACAAGCACAACAGCGGCGGACTTTGCTGCAGACTAAAGGCGACTCCTTGCGATAGGCCAGCTCCTCCTACGGCCGGACTCTCCCACG ACAAGTGGGAGATCGACCCGGGCGAGCTGGTGCTGCTGGAGGAGCTGGGCGCGGGGCAGTTCGGCGTGGTGCGGCGCGGGCGCTGGCGCGGCCGCACCGACACCGCCGTCAAGATGATGAAGGAGGGCACCATGTCCGAGGACGACTTCATCGACGAGGCCAAGGTCATGAC GAAACTCCAACATCAGAACCTTGTCCAGTTGTACGGGGTGTGCTCCAAGCATCGTCCTATATACATCGTGACGGAGTACATGCGGCACGGCTCTCTCTTCAACTACCTGCGACGCACCGCACCCGACCAGCTGGGACCGGCCGTCTTACTTGACATGTGTATACAG GTTTGCAAAGGCATGGCATATTTAGAACGACATAATTACATTCATCGAGACTTAGCTGCAAGAAATTGCTTAGTAGGAGATGAAAATGTAGTCAAG GTTGCAGACTTTGGCTTAGCGCGATATGTCCTAGACGATCAGTACACAAGTTCTGGCGGCACAAAATTTCCTATAAAATGGGCTCCACCTGAAGTTCTCAACTACACGCGATTTTCATCTAAATCCGACGTTTGGGCGTTTG GAGTCTTAATGTGGGAAGTATTTACCTGTGGGAAAGTACCTTATGGTCGAATGAAAAATTCGGAAGTAGTCGAAATGGTCCAGAGAGGACAGGTGCTTGAAAAACCTAAGGGAtgcttaaatgaaatttataat GTAATGAAAGCATGCTGGAGACACGCGCCCGAGGAGAGGCCTTCGTTCCGGCTGCTGAAGGAGGAGCTGGCCGGCGTGGCGCAGAGCGTGCTGGCCGATTGA